In Drosophila simulans strain w501 chromosome X, Prin_Dsim_3.1, whole genome shotgun sequence, one DNA window encodes the following:
- the LOC6726177 gene encoding serine/threonine-protein phosphatase 2A 56 kDa regulatory subunit epsilon isoform, which translates to MSQKNKIKKPKMNNFDHSRLTDSDASPCKIRKLSKSLSKKQAVTELFASFVKTHRFRPNLDAQRIHKIIVVKLVERLESKDANDRKFMQDILRRIYLNCIDLRPFIRSQYNDVFFRLIFEKNDFLCIAEILDAYYDIIMGFTQPVETEHEQLLFKILLPLHKPPSLPKYFNQLIKCVIALLIQNPSFIEKYLKGFLRIWPKTSITKVTYFLNEIGRILLIKDEQRVKKVLPMVFNHISKCLCNESSKISEYTLLLWENYEVLEVIDRNHELIIPIVQPHLLRILIRHLGTPMQSHVSIVLCYLLKMNNTLFKSLTSMCMCGKEPMKAKSSILLEHIK; encoded by the exons ATgtcccaaaaaaataaaataaaaaaaccaaaaatgaataACTTTGACCACTCTCGACTCACCGACAGCGATGCTAGTCCGTGCAAAATTCGAAAACTGAGCAAGTCGTTGTCCAAGAAGCAGGCAGTCACAGAGCTATTCGCCAGTTTCGTGAAAACACATCGTTTTCGTCCCAACCTCGATGCTCAGAGGattcataaaataattgtCGTGAAG TTAGTGGAACGCTTAGAAAGTAAGGATGCTAATGATCGCAAATTTATGCAGGATATATTGCGCCGCatctatttaaattgtatCGACTTGCGTCCATTTATTCGCAGTCAGTACAACGATGTATTCTTTCgattaattttcgaaaaaaatgACTTTCTTTGCATCGCAGAAATTCTGGACGCTTACTATGA TATAATCATGGGATTTACTCAACCAGTTGAGACCGAACATGAGCAACTGCtctttaagatacttttgCCTTTGCACAAGCCACCATCGCTACCAAAGTACTTCAATCAGCTGATAAAATGCGTTATCGCACTCCTTATCCAAAATCCATCTTTCattgagaaatatttaaaaggcTTTCTACGTATCTGGCCGAAGACGTCTATTACTAAGGTGACTTACTTTCTAAACGAGATTGGCAGAATTCTGCTTATAAAAGATGAGCAAAGGGTCAAGAAAGTCCTGCCGATGGTGTTTAATCATATTTCCAAATGCCTGTGCAATGAAAGCTCTAAG ATATCTGAGTACACTCTTCTTTTGTGGGAAAACTATGAGGTCTTGGAGGTTATAGATCGAAACCACGAGCTCATCATACCCATCGTACAACCACACCTATTACGCATATTGATCCGTCATTTGGGAACACCAATGCAATCGCATGTCTCCATTGTTTTATGTTATTTACTAAAAATGAACAACACGCTGTTTAAAAGCCTGACTTCTATGTGTATGTGCGGCAAAGAACCGATGAAGGCCAAGAGTTCTATACTACTTGAGCATATTAAATAA
- the LOC6726178 gene encoding keratin, type I cytoskeletal 10 has product MRLFVTLCSLLVLSQAKPQGYNYGSGVSGSLTTTGSSGGSSGGFLTAPSHSSVASYGPLGAFQTASVGSLVGSSSAPHAVSHYGGGNGATYTTGGGNGHGATYSTGGHGATYSTGGNGATYSTGGNGATYSTGGSSFTGFGPSPNIGFGTLAGYQAPTYQQQQEQEVQRGFQEPIIHKQFFTVAAPEEHENLERSKHLVIGRPQKNYRVVFIKAPSSSNANVKLSAEYAPKEEKTVIYVLSKKDNQLEVNDIATPAPTVPSKPEVFFIKYKTDAEASHAQQQIQAEYDRIEGTSEHQDGGVAPAQSVVGILDGGAVGAASSGSSHYVSGGTGSTGGTSQYVSGGTTGSTGGTSHYVSGGTGSTGGSYTTTSLSGGTSGGVAGGVISGGTIIKNAQSATYLPPNGK; this is encoded by the exons ATGCGTCTATTTGTG ACACTTTGCTCTCTGCTGGTTCTTAGCCAAGCCAAGCCCCAGGGCTATAACTACGGCAGCGGAGTGTCTGGTTCTTTGACCACGACCGGATCCAGTGGAGGATCCAGCGGCGGTTTCCTGACGGCTCCCAGCCACTCCTCGGTGGCTTCCTATGGACCACTGGGCGCTTTCCAGACCGCCAGCGTTGGCTCCCTGGTGGGCAGCTCCTCTGCCCCCCATGCGGTGAGCCACTATGGTGGTGGTAATGGAGCCACCTACACCACTGGTGGGGGCAATGGTCACGGAGCCACCTACTCGACTGGTGGACATGGAGCCACCTACTCGACTGGAGGAAATGGAGCCACCTACTCGACTGGCGGAAATGGAGCCACCTACAGCACTGGCGGTAGCTCCTTCACTGGATTTGGACCCTCGCCCAATATTGGATTCGGTACTCTGGCCGGCTATCAGGCACCCacctaccagcagcagcaggagcaggaggtccAGCGTGGCTTCCAGGAGCCCATCATCCACAAACAGTTCTTCACCGTTGCCGCACCCGAAGAGCATGAGAATCTGGAGCGCTCCAAGCATCTGGTGATTGGACGCCCGCAGAAGAACTACCGTGTGGTATTCATTAAGGCCCCATCCTCAAGCAATGCCAACGTCAAGCTGTCCGCCGAATATGCACCCAAGGAGGAGAAGACCGTCATCTATGTGCTCAGCAAGAAGGACAATCAGCTGGAGGTCAACGATATTGCCACGCCCGCACCCACGGTGCCCAGCAAGCCGGAGGTCTTCTTCATCAAGTACAAGACCGACGCCGAGGCGTCTCATGCCCAGCAGCAGATTCAGG CCGAATACGACAGGATCGAAGGAACCTCAGAGCACCAGGATGGTGGTGTGGCTCCCGCTCAGTCGGTTGTTGGCATTTTGgatggtggtgctgttggtgCCGCAAGCTCTGGCAGCTCTCACTACGTTTCCGGAGGCACTGGCTCCACTGGCGGCACTTCTCAATACGTTTCTGGAGGCACTACTGGCTCCACTGGCGGCACTTCTCACTACGTTTCCGGTGGCACTGGATCCACTGGTGGCAGCTACACTACGACCTCGTTGTCCGGCGGCACCTCTGGCGGAGTCGCCGGAGGAGTCATCTCCGGTGGCACCATTATCAAGAATGCCCAGAGTGCCACCTATCTGCCACCCAATGGCAAATAG